A genome region from Blautia coccoides includes the following:
- a CDS encoding MurR/RpiR family transcriptional regulator, with protein MFSYEDIQKYNETDMHIYKYILSNLDKIQYMTIRELAGETHVSSATLLRFFNKNKFEGYSDFKNALKTETNVLKTHTPMADSQELSFFFCRVNSSAFEKKLEIAVELLNTADYVIFVGMGSSGSLARYGARYFSNLGKFSVSLEDTYYPVETFTCSFAAVIVLSESGETKEIIELVQKFRQKECLILSVTNLPGSTLEKMSDWNFCCNMKSKRIHGGYNAATQVPVLFVMEALAQRL; from the coding sequence ATGTTTTCCTACGAAGACATCCAAAAATACAATGAAACCGACATGCACATCTATAAATATATACTATCCAACTTAGACAAGATCCAATATATGACAATCCGCGAGCTGGCAGGGGAAACCCATGTATCCTCGGCTACTCTCCTCCGCTTTTTTAACAAGAACAAATTTGAAGGATACTCTGATTTTAAAAATGCCTTAAAAACCGAAACAAATGTCTTAAAAACACACACCCCGATGGCGGACTCACAGGAACTCTCCTTCTTTTTTTGCAGAGTAAACTCCAGTGCCTTTGAAAAAAAGCTGGAAATAGCTGTGGAGCTGTTAAATACCGCAGATTATGTTATCTTCGTCGGCATGGGCTCCTCCGGAAGCCTGGCCAGATACGGCGCCAGATACTTTTCTAACTTAGGGAAATTTTCCGTAAGCCTTGAGGACACTTATTATCCGGTGGAGACCTTTACCTGCAGCTTTGCTGCCGTGATCGTACTCTCTGAAAGTGGAGAAACAAAAGAAATTATAGAATTAGTCCAGAAATTCCGTCAAAAAGAATGTCTGATATTAAGCGTCACCAATCTGCCAGGTTCCACCCTGGAAAAAATGTCAGACTGGAATTTTTGCTGTAATATGAAATCCAAGCGAATCCACGGCGGATACAACGCAGCCACACAGGTTCCTGTTCTTTTTGTCATGGAAGCTCTGGCGCAGAGACTGTAA
- a CDS encoding TIGR03986 family type III CRISPR-associated RAMP protein, with amino-acid sequence MDQKKYKGYVGAPYNFVGLSDRVYKKEKLQPNNVIEKERKSGTITYEITAKTPIFIDNGDNEFYKDCYGQYAIPGSTVRGLVRSNVQILSCSSVKDDIQDGYLMYRHVASGLNKETYNDVLGYDQTEIALPGGEKIQMSVLKNVKAGYIKNVGKHQYIIMKTSLDRIRKELGERNYYVLSERKIIESGYKGFEFLKTLELQNQDGEFEPKIDKKGRMHYVGRKNDKYRPYYKAVSYQVDEKDKVCTIDRLGTYKKQGYLMSTGYMQEKKALYLIPEIDENKDSISIPEEDIDNFRRDYESRKNQVEAVSKTFFNLPENGRKKPVFYIQLGGKLYFGFTPRLRVFYEHKISDGLKGDQRSGCLDYSNSLFGFSKEAGGYKSRLSFMDARIVTDYKETDKQSMILGGPKPTSYLDYLEASHGEKEVSYNDDFRLRGIKQYWLKENIVRGEVGKNPKVASHFNPLYAGVKFCGKIKFNNVTEEELGMLLWGLLLEENSQQNIGKGKPYGYGRISVELKELQILDNEALYNGESLCLQPYKPEKETEKYKKYIQMAKDDMTRFVGSDIMLAPQICDFLDMKDPEKIPPSGRTRYMSIQRNKNEYQERNAKKIQLPSVDDVIKGNPIIYEEQGDGHYGGNAKQYTDRNKNNNRKHDKTKYSGSKKQSGREKSKDMG; translated from the coding sequence ATGGATCAGAAAAAATATAAAGGCTATGTAGGGGCTCCATACAATTTTGTAGGACTTAGTGACAGGGTCTATAAGAAGGAAAAATTGCAGCCTAACAATGTGATTGAAAAGGAAAGAAAATCCGGAACTATCACATATGAAATCACTGCAAAAACTCCAATTTTTATTGACAACGGAGATAATGAATTTTATAAAGACTGTTATGGTCAGTATGCAATTCCGGGGAGCACGGTGAGGGGACTGGTACGTTCAAATGTACAGATTTTGAGCTGCTCCTCCGTAAAAGATGATATTCAGGATGGATACCTGATGTACCGGCACGTAGCCAGCGGATTAAATAAAGAGACTTATAATGATGTTCTTGGATATGATCAGACAGAAATCGCTCTTCCGGGAGGGGAAAAAATACAGATGTCTGTCTTGAAAAATGTTAAAGCCGGATATATCAAAAATGTGGGAAAGCATCAATATATAATTATGAAAACTTCCCTGGATCGTATCAGGAAGGAGTTAGGGGAAAGGAATTATTACGTGCTGAGTGAACGAAAAATTATTGAGAGCGGGTATAAGGGCTTTGAATTTTTGAAGACACTGGAACTTCAGAACCAAGACGGAGAATTTGAACCGAAAATAGACAAAAAAGGACGTATGCATTATGTAGGAAGAAAAAACGATAAGTATAGGCCTTATTATAAAGCAGTATCATATCAGGTGGATGAGAAGGATAAGGTGTGTACCATTGATAGATTGGGAACGTACAAGAAGCAGGGATACCTAATGTCAACCGGCTATATGCAGGAGAAAAAGGCCCTCTATCTTATTCCGGAAATAGATGAAAATAAAGACTCAATTTCAATCCCGGAAGAAGATATTGATAATTTCAGACGTGATTATGAAAGCAGAAAAAATCAGGTGGAGGCCGTCAGTAAGACATTCTTTAATCTTCCGGAAAACGGCAGAAAAAAGCCTGTATTTTATATTCAGCTGGGCGGAAAATTATATTTTGGATTTACCCCCAGGCTCAGGGTTTTCTATGAACATAAAATTTCAGATGGTTTGAAAGGGGACCAAAGGAGTGGATGTCTGGATTACAGTAACTCATTATTTGGATTTTCCAAAGAAGCAGGAGGCTATAAATCAAGGCTATCCTTTATGGATGCCCGGATTGTAACGGACTATAAGGAGACGGACAAGCAGTCCATGATACTGGGAGGACCGAAGCCAACCAGTTATTTGGATTATCTTGAAGCATCCCATGGGGAGAAAGAAGTTTCTTATAATGATGATTTCCGGCTTCGGGGTATCAAACAATACTGGTTGAAAGAAAATATCGTAAGAGGGGAGGTAGGGAAAAATCCGAAGGTGGCATCACATTTCAATCCGCTGTATGCAGGGGTGAAATTTTGTGGAAAAATTAAATTTAATAATGTTACAGAAGAAGAGCTTGGTATGTTACTGTGGGGACTTCTTCTTGAAGAGAACAGCCAGCAGAATATTGGAAAAGGAAAGCCATATGGTTATGGACGGATTTCAGTAGAATTAAAGGAGCTTCAGATTTTAGATAATGAGGCCTTATATAATGGTGAAAGTTTGTGCCTGCAGCCATATAAACCGGAGAAAGAGACGGAAAAGTATAAAAAGTATATACAGATGGCAAAGGATGATATGACACGCTTTGTTGGCAGCGATATTATGCTTGCACCGCAGATTTGTGACTTTTTGGATATGAAGGATCCTGAAAAGATACCACCAAGCGGCAGAACCAGATATATGTCTATTCAGCGAAATAAAAATGAATATCAAGAACGTAATGCAAAAAAGATACAACTGCCCTCTGTGGATGATGTGATAAAGGGAAATCCGATCATATATGAGGAACAAGGTGACGGGCATTATGGAGGGAATGCAAAGCAGTACACTGATAGAAATAAAAACAATAATAGAAAACATGATAAAACAAAATATTCCGGCAGTAAGAAGCAATCTGGAAGAGAAAAGTCTAAAGATATGGGATAA
- a CDS encoding HAD family hydrolase: protein MIKLTAFDLDGTLGNTLPMCLKAFRASITPYLARELSYEEIASTFGLNEAGMMKKIVGDKWEPALQDFHKLYKKIHHTCPAPYDGIPALIQYLKANGVTVSLITGKGSESCSITLNQWGLDNVFSDILTGGETRNTKAESMLFLLRKYGLSPSDLVYIGDTASDIKECHKAGVTCLSALWGDSAEKEMISQENPDHVFYSIADLKEYITSHISL, encoded by the coding sequence ATGATTAAACTGACAGCATTTGATCTGGACGGCACTCTGGGAAATACGCTTCCAATGTGCCTGAAGGCATTTCGCGCCTCCATCACACCCTATTTGGCACGCGAACTGAGCTATGAGGAGATTGCCAGTACATTTGGCTTAAACGAAGCCGGAATGATGAAAAAAATCGTGGGTGATAAATGGGAACCGGCACTGCAAGATTTTCACAAACTTTATAAGAAAATCCATCACACCTGCCCGGCCCCCTATGATGGAATCCCAGCACTTATTCAATATCTAAAGGCCAATGGTGTCACAGTCTCACTCATCACTGGGAAAGGCTCTGAAAGCTGCTCTATCACATTAAACCAATGGGGACTGGACAATGTATTCTCAGACATTCTCACCGGCGGCGAGACAAGAAACACTAAGGCGGAATCCATGCTTTTTCTGCTCAGAAAATACGGTTTATCCCCCTCTGATCTGGTATACATAGGCGATACAGCATCAGACATCAAAGAATGTCATAAAGCCGGTGTCACATGCCTGTCTGCCTTATGGGGGGACAGCGCCGAAAAAGAGATGATATCACAGGAAAATCCGGACCATGTATTTTACAGCATAGCTGATCTAAAAGAGTATATAACCTCTCACATTTCCCTTTAA
- a CDS encoding RAMP superfamily CRISPR-associated protein → MQNNQDSQSCYGSVYDRVIKYRVKAECREPLHIGTGEKEQGEILIHPVEERPFIPATGIAGAFREYFTDGDLRNEMFGMVNEKGSDSSRIRFCDGFFKKAAVETELRPHVKIDGETGTCQSINVKGATISSGQKFEIESVAAGSEFEFFVYVFEKEKSYETSFEGALEALHCGNIQLGGQKSNGCGYVKLVSVKKSVYILTDQNDRKQWPKEEKEMKDITDVIIEKAEKQDQRLHFELSGSTEGAILVKMVSVANYSEEAPDAQNIVNHRKEYIIPASSLKGTIRSQMEKIAVYKGMNLKIIDNIFGTCAEKHSEGKIGEIKFFDCVVGNTADNDKVKKQTRIHIDKFTGGVISQALFSEKPAYGSLMIRVDMENACDYAGNALLLMALRDLGMGILPVGSGSSIGRGYLSCDSLKISKGAEVIVEIDLKAGKIVKGAAVIEEYIGFTDRGIRNGTDS, encoded by the coding sequence ATGCAGAATAACCAGGATTCTCAAAGCTGCTATGGCAGCGTATATGACAGAGTAATAAAATATCGGGTAAAGGCAGAGTGCAGGGAACCTCTCCATATAGGCACGGGTGAAAAGGAGCAGGGGGAAATCCTGATCCATCCGGTTGAGGAACGTCCCTTTATTCCGGCAACAGGGATTGCAGGCGCATTTCGTGAATACTTTACGGATGGGGATCTGCGTAATGAAATGTTTGGAATGGTGAATGAAAAAGGCAGTGACAGCAGCCGGATTCGTTTTTGCGATGGCTTTTTTAAGAAAGCCGCTGTAGAAACAGAACTGCGCCCACATGTAAAAATTGATGGGGAGACGGGAACCTGTCAAAGTATAAATGTAAAAGGTGCGACAATTTCCAGTGGACAGAAGTTTGAGATTGAATCAGTAGCAGCAGGCTCTGAGTTTGAGTTTTTTGTATATGTATTTGAAAAAGAAAAATCATATGAAACGTCGTTTGAAGGGGCTTTAGAAGCATTACATTGTGGGAATATACAGCTTGGCGGGCAGAAAAGTAATGGTTGTGGTTATGTGAAGCTTGTATCAGTAAAAAAGTCGGTTTATATTCTGACAGATCAAAATGACAGAAAGCAGTGGCCGAAAGAAGAAAAAGAAATGAAGGATATTACGGATGTAATTATTGAAAAGGCAGAAAAGCAGGACCAACGTCTTCATTTTGAGTTGTCAGGAAGCACAGAAGGCGCAATCCTTGTGAAAATGGTCAGTGTAGCTAACTACAGTGAGGAGGCTCCGGATGCACAGAATATTGTAAATCACAGGAAAGAGTATATCATTCCGGCTTCTTCCCTAAAGGGGACCATCCGCAGCCAGATGGAAAAAATTGCAGTTTATAAAGGTATGAATTTAAAGATCATTGACAATATTTTTGGAACTTGCGCAGAGAAGCATAGTGAAGGAAAGATTGGTGAAATAAAATTTTTCGATTGCGTTGTGGGGAATACGGCTGATAATGACAAAGTAAAGAAGCAGACCCGGATACATATTGATAAGTTTACCGGCGGTGTGATCTCACAGGCTCTTTTTAGTGAAAAGCCGGCTTATGGCTCCCTGATGATCCGTGTGGATATGGAAAATGCATGTGACTACGCCGGAAATGCGCTTCTTCTTATGGCGCTGCGCGACCTGGGGATGGGAATTCTTCCGGTGGGAAGCGGAAGCAGCATTGGACGTGGCTATCTTTCCTGTGACAGTTTGAAGATCAGTAAAGGCGCAGAGGTTATTGTAGAAATTGATCTAAAAGCCGGTAAAATTGTAAAGGGTGCCGCTGTTATAGAAGAATATATTGGTTTCACAGACAGGGGGATTAGAAATGGCACAGATAGTTGA
- a CDS encoding RAMP superfamily CRISPR-associated protein: protein MSRYIRFVIENVAPVRIANDETSQHGQTDTLKYIPGSTLRGLVVNSLLSQGEKFEKYKKQIFSSKVQFMNAYLMVEKKELIPSLKGFYEDKKEYPGKKPIENVMTGDIAPGTKRASLGHYCYINEDCVFYTDVQTGEDLNINTGRDSDKAIFRSQYIKKGQRFAGYINFTEDIEEELILLIAQVFHGIIYMGNKRSAGYGACKCISTEIKEGMPYEKLRNKQISDTFFLVLLSDMVMVNEYGEMAGLYIPELEKELGCEKLTVIRCATSIREVYGYNRIWKGAVPSAVMYEAGSVFYIKAVGMLQKEKLRSLEKKGIGIRRNEGFGQIAVWDSYGEIRYKKAFYDENTDSSKYEDTVTEQSLQRAEIQSDLEIAAKGLLQYRIERAIEKYIVEDASTGNLKGISKSKRGVVESMCMQLRYTPQEAREQLERYIKHLEVKDSRLKDQTQKRQLLHLYVNEVLQKDLCEILNLEWKENKIFGIRVKDILSGDDEIKYKLKLIINQIRYVNRKEKDHAE, encoded by the coding sequence ATGAGTAGATATATAAGATTTGTGATAGAAAACGTTGCCCCTGTCAGAATCGCAAATGATGAGACAAGTCAGCATGGACAGACGGATACACTGAAATATATTCCGGGCAGTACGCTGCGCGGCCTTGTTGTAAACAGTCTGCTTTCGCAGGGAGAGAAGTTTGAGAAATATAAAAAACAGATTTTCTCAAGCAAGGTACAGTTTATGAATGCATACCTTATGGTGGAAAAAAAGGAACTGATTCCATCTCTGAAAGGCTTCTATGAGGATAAAAAGGAATATCCGGGGAAAAAACCTATAGAGAATGTAATGACAGGAGATATTGCCCCGGGTACGAAAAGGGCATCTCTGGGGCATTATTGTTATATTAATGAGGACTGTGTTTTTTATACAGATGTGCAGACTGGGGAGGACTTAAATATTAATACAGGAAGAGACAGTGATAAAGCCATATTCCGAAGTCAGTACATAAAAAAAGGCCAGCGTTTTGCAGGGTATATCAATTTTACGGAAGATATAGAAGAGGAATTGATCTTACTGATCGCACAGGTGTTCCATGGCATTATTTATATGGGTAATAAGCGCTCTGCAGGATATGGAGCGTGCAAATGCATAAGCACTGAAATTAAAGAAGGGATGCCTTACGAAAAGTTACGAAATAAACAGATATCCGATACATTTTTCCTTGTTCTTCTTTCCGATATGGTGATGGTGAATGAGTATGGAGAAATGGCAGGTTTGTATATTCCGGAACTGGAGAAAGAGCTGGGGTGCGAAAAACTGACGGTTATCCGTTGTGCGACATCCATTCGGGAAGTATATGGTTACAATCGTATCTGGAAAGGAGCTGTACCATCAGCGGTGATGTATGAGGCAGGAAGTGTTTTTTACATAAAAGCAGTAGGAATGCTCCAGAAAGAAAAGCTTCGCAGTCTTGAAAAAAAAGGAATTGGAATCAGAAGAAATGAAGGGTTCGGACAGATTGCCGTTTGGGATTCTTATGGTGAAATTAGATATAAAAAGGCTTTTTATGACGAAAATACAGATAGTAGTAAATATGAGGATACTGTAACAGAACAGTCTCTGCAACGAGCAGAGATTCAATCGGATCTTGAGATTGCCGCGAAAGGTCTTCTACAGTATCGCATTGAAAGGGCAATAGAAAAATATATTGTGGAAGATGCGTCTACCGGAAATCTAAAAGGAATTTCAAAGAGTAAGAGGGGTGTTGTGGAATCTATGTGTATGCAGCTTCGCTATACTCCGCAGGAAGCACGGGAACAGCTTGAACGCTACATTAAACATTTAGAAGTGAAGGACAGTCGTTTGAAGGATCAGACCCAAAAGCGACAGCTATTGCATCTCTATGTGAATGAAGTCTTGCAGAAGGATTTATGTGAAATTTTGAATTTGGAGTGGAAAGAAAATAAAATTTTTGGTATCCGCGTAAAGGATATTCTCTCCGGTGATGATGAAATAAAATATAAACTGAAGCTTATTATTAATCAGATCAGATACGTCAACAGGAAGGAGAAAGACCATGCAGAATAA
- a CDS encoding RAMP superfamily CRISPR-associated protein produces MQLIIQMHLESDAIFGNGVSIPGGEDIGIQTDTNGFPYMKGSTLKGLFRKELINFLNWEQKSPEEIRETVQCLAGERGNDDINNPRKLIFSDCIFHPALQESILAEGISRQEVQNIFTYLRTFTSLEDGLAKDGSLRMARCIKKGLNFYGTCCCAEEDEALVCSVLTMIKWAGSMRNRGFGKIEMKVGKADE; encoded by the coding sequence ATGCAGTTAATAATACAAATGCATTTGGAATCAGATGCAATATTTGGAAATGGAGTCAGCATACCAGGAGGAGAGGACATTGGTATCCAGACAGATACCAATGGATTTCCCTATATGAAAGGCAGCACATTAAAAGGACTTTTCAGAAAAGAGTTGATAAATTTTCTGAATTGGGAGCAGAAATCCCCGGAGGAGATCAGAGAAACGGTACAGTGCTTGGCTGGAGAACGCGGAAATGATGACATTAATAATCCTCGGAAATTGATTTTTTCAGATTGTATTTTTCACCCGGCCCTTCAGGAATCAATATTGGCGGAAGGAATTTCCCGGCAGGAGGTTCAGAATATTTTTACTTATCTTCGGACTTTTACAAGTTTGGAAGATGGTTTGGCAAAGGACGGCTCCCTCCGAATGGCGAGATGTATTAAAAAGGGATTAAATTTTTATGGAACATGCTGCTGCGCTGAAGAGGATGAAGCCTTAGTATGCAGCGTATTGACCATGATTAAGTGGGCAGGAAGTATGAGAAACCGAGGCTTTGGAAAAATTGAGATGAAGGTGGGGAAAGCAGATGAGTAG
- a CDS encoding sugar O-acetyltransferase, translating to MNELEKCMAGQYYNCHDKIFLEFKKTSRKLLAEYNALAYDQKQKKTEILKQLLGSMGTNVSVGLPFLCDYGRNIHIGNNVSVNMNCTFVDCSKIEIGNNVLIASNVQLYTATHPVELSERLTPGWTDQTDSYFCRTYALPIKIGNGCWLGGGVIVLPGVTIGDGSVIGAGSVVTKDIPPNCVAAGNPCKMIRKINGDTDD from the coding sequence ATGAACGAATTAGAAAAATGTATGGCAGGCCAATACTACAACTGCCACGACAAAATATTCCTGGAGTTTAAAAAGACTTCCAGAAAGCTGCTCGCAGAATATAATGCTCTGGCCTATGACCAAAAGCAGAAGAAAACAGAGATTCTAAAACAATTATTGGGCAGTATGGGTACAAACGTCTCTGTAGGACTCCCTTTCCTCTGTGATTACGGCCGAAATATCCATATTGGAAACAATGTCTCTGTAAATATGAATTGTACTTTTGTGGACTGCAGCAAAATCGAGATTGGCAACAATGTGCTCATCGCATCCAATGTCCAGCTCTACACAGCCACCCACCCGGTTGAACTCTCCGAAAGGCTCACTCCCGGCTGGACAGATCAGACAGATTCATATTTCTGCCGTACCTATGCCCTTCCCATCAAAATAGGAAACGGCTGTTGGCTTGGCGGCGGCGTTATTGTACTGCCGGGTGTTACCATTGGGGATGGTTCCGTCATTGGCGCCGGAAGCGTTGTCACCAAAGACATCCCACCCAACTGTGTAGCTGCGGGGAATCCATGCAAAATGATCAGAAAGATAAATGGTGATACAGATGATTAA
- a CDS encoding IS110 family transposase: protein MNYNTQNAKIASITEKTLIVGIDVGSETHYARAFGWRNYEYSKKPFAFSNDEAGFSSFKDWMDDIAEKHGMEAVIPGMEPTGHYWLNLGAYLQEQGMKPVHVNPHHVKKSKELDDNNPSKNDRKDPKTIAGLVNEGRFSYPYIPTGIYAEIRNLSNLRIQTQEEITRIKNRIARWFSIYFPEIKDVYRNPDAVSGLMVIKQAPLPCDIKELGVDGVNKIWRDARLKGAGIKRATTLVTAAEHSIGNTEAPRSARKEIRNLLNDYEIYKNRMDELMEEIEETLSEIAYIDKLMEINGIGIKTVSCFIAEVGDIGRFDNPKQVQKLAGYAIVADSSGKHNGESRISHRGRKRLRYALYEAAISVIGKNKEFKEIHCYYRTREKNPLKKMQSVIAVACKLIRIFYTILTKGIEYDGQKMLSDIVRPKMQPAA from the coding sequence ATGAATTATAACACACAGAACGCAAAAATTGCATCTATTACGGAAAAGACTTTAATCGTTGGTATTGATGTGGGAAGTGAAACCCATTATGCAAGAGCTTTCGGCTGGCGCAATTATGAGTACTCAAAGAAACCGTTTGCCTTCAGCAACGATGAAGCTGGATTTTCCTCATTCAAAGACTGGATGGACGATATAGCAGAGAAACATGGGATGGAAGCTGTGATTCCGGGAATGGAACCAACCGGTCACTACTGGCTGAACCTTGGAGCGTACCTGCAGGAACAGGGAATGAAGCCGGTACATGTGAATCCGCATCATGTCAAGAAGTCTAAAGAACTGGATGACAATAATCCGAGTAAGAATGACCGTAAAGATCCAAAAACAATTGCAGGTCTGGTAAATGAAGGAAGATTTTCATATCCATATATTCCAACCGGGATTTATGCAGAAATTAGAAATTTGTCCAACCTTCGTATTCAGACACAGGAAGAGATTACAAGAATCAAAAACAGGATCGCCCGCTGGTTCAGCATCTATTTTCCAGAGATCAAAGACGTTTACAGGAATCCGGATGCAGTAAGCGGACTGATGGTAATCAAACAGGCACCATTGCCCTGCGATATCAAAGAGCTTGGCGTGGATGGTGTTAATAAGATATGGAGAGATGCAAGGCTGAAAGGCGCTGGGATAAAGAGGGCAACGACCCTGGTAACCGCAGCGGAGCACAGCATCGGAAATACGGAAGCACCAAGAAGTGCCAGGAAAGAGATCCGAAACCTGTTGAATGACTACGAAATATATAAGAATCGTATGGATGAACTTATGGAAGAGATAGAGGAAACACTTTCTGAGATTGCCTATATAGATAAGCTGATGGAGATCAATGGGATTGGAATAAAAACGGTAAGCTGCTTTATTGCAGAGGTTGGAGACATTGGACGTTTTGATAATCCAAAGCAGGTGCAGAAACTGGCAGGATATGCTATTGTCGCAGACAGCTCCGGAAAGCATAATGGAGAAAGTCGTATCAGCCACAGGGGAAGAAAGCGTTTGAGATATGCGCTGTATGAAGCTGCGATATCGGTGATTGGGAAAAATAAAGAATTTAAAGAGATCCATTGTTATTACAGGACGAGGGAAAAGAATCCCCTGAAGAAGATGCAGTCGGTGATAGCGGTGGCATGTAAACTGATCCGGATATTTTATACAATACTAACAAAAGGCATAGAGTATGACGGTCAGAAGATGTTAAGTGACATTGTAAGACCTAAAATGCAGCCAGCAGCATAA
- a CDS encoding Cas10/Cmr2 second palm domain-containing protein: MRYLMILEVSQKQAYIFASTKLKDNIENSEAIVQVTDSRYLEDVAARAGLHFSMEDNLVYSGGGHTVLEFPSEKIAKEFAFEISKTVRREFPEMELFIKTIQYSETEDPGQNLKRLSEALEVKKSVRAAAFHQGTFGVERMDATLRKAIPTVEAVDRIKWNPQSEDVPEGYSIPTQFDDLGNSKNESSFIAVVHIDGNAMGKRVEKIRRENQTKPWAEYKSNMRKFSESVDKNFKEAYKEMLHRVAENLKNGNLSALELQGKMFPVRKIILAGDDVCFVTEGRIGLEAARIFIEQLKCKKNDYDQKGYTACAGVAIVHKKYPFYKAYELSEILCSNAKKYIASFSDEQKDASASACAIDWHIEFGVMLDSLAEMRKQYQTADGKQLELRPYLLWAEKDIWDKEKIRRYGNFRTLIKSLQSHDIAYARGKIKEFCAALKEGEQAAWYYMKNNLMDELALEGFVGIYEEVKSNRLFTGKGLDRKIFAQTADGIDRALFFDAIEILDTYINLD; the protein is encoded by the coding sequence ATGCGGTATTTAATGATACTGGAGGTATCACAAAAACAGGCGTACATATTTGCCAGTACAAAACTAAAAGACAACATTGAGAATTCGGAAGCTATTGTTCAGGTGACGGATTCGAGATATTTAGAGGATGTCGCCGCCAGAGCAGGATTACATTTTTCCATGGAGGATAACCTGGTATATTCCGGAGGCGGACATACTGTTTTGGAGTTTCCATCAGAGAAAATTGCCAAGGAGTTTGCTTTTGAGATATCAAAAACTGTGCGGAGAGAATTTCCGGAAATGGAATTGTTCATTAAAACAATACAATATAGTGAGACAGAAGACCCGGGACAGAATTTAAAGCGTCTGTCAGAAGCCCTGGAAGTAAAAAAGTCTGTGCGTGCGGCCGCTTTTCATCAGGGAACTTTCGGGGTAGAGAGAATGGACGCCACTCTCCGAAAAGCGATTCCCACAGTAGAAGCAGTTGATAGAATCAAGTGGAATCCCCAGTCGGAAGATGTACCGGAAGGATATTCTATCCCAACGCAGTTTGATGATCTGGGAAATTCAAAAAATGAATCCAGTTTTATTGCGGTAGTCCATATTGATGGAAATGCTATGGGAAAAAGGGTGGAAAAAATACGAAGGGAAAATCAGACGAAGCCCTGGGCAGAATATAAAAGCAATATGAGGAAATTCAGTGAGTCTGTGGACAAGAATTTTAAGGAAGCATATAAAGAAATGCTTCACCGAGTGGCAGAAAACCTGAAAAATGGAAATCTTTCTGCGTTGGAACTTCAGGGGAAGATGTTTCCTGTACGCAAAATTATCCTTGCAGGGGACGATGTCTGCTTTGTGACAGAGGGAAGAATCGGACTGGAAGCCGCAAGGATTTTCATTGAGCAGTTAAAATGCAAAAAGAACGACTATGATCAGAAGGGATATACTGCCTGTGCAGGTGTGGCTATTGTTCATAAAAAATATCCATTTTATAAGGCGTATGAGCTTTCAGAAATCCTCTGTTCTAATGCAAAAAAATACATTGCTTCCTTTTCCGATGAGCAGAAAGATGCGAGTGCATCTGCCTGTGCTATTGACTGGCATATAGAGTTTGGGGTTATGTTAGATTCCCTGGCTGAGATGAGAAAACAGTATCAGACTGCAGATGGAAAACAATTAGAACTTCGGCCGTATCTGCTGTGGGCAGAAAAGGATATCTGGGATAAAGAAAAAATCCGCCGTTATGGAAATTTTAGAACATTAATAAAAAGTCTTCAAAGCCATGATATTGCATATGCCCGCGGAAAGATCAAAGAATTTTGTGCGGCATTAAAAGAGGGAGAGCAGGCTGCCTGGTATTATATGAAAAACAATCTGATGGATGAGCTGGCATTGGAAGGCTTTGTGGGAATATATGAGGAAGTGAAGAGCAACAGACTTTTTACCGGTAAAGGATTGGATAGAAAAATTTTTGCACAGACAGCGGATGGTATAGACAGGGCACTATTTTTTGACGCGATTGAAATACTGGATACATATATAAATCTTGATTAA